One window of Mycoplasma cottewii genomic DNA carries:
- a CDS encoding sigma-70 family RNA polymerase sigma factor, which produces MKTIDHFLKKDFKYLTETEKIELFQILEPPINFAIKKALSKFYKVPLEFQDMQSYAWMAFDDLLKKYQSKNIKKKFVSSVIDAVTWKCTDACVKYINNKHKVLNNSLYKNENTDLKDDNVKEMSYSESTMGWEDLVEKYFQTTEEPLARDIFYMYANEVSKTQICETLDISRNKFTRILRKTISDLQELATPLL; this is translated from the coding sequence ATGAAAACAATAGATCACTTCCTGAAAAAAGATTTCAAGTATCTAACAGAAACTGAAAAAATTGAGCTCTTTCAAATACTAGAGCCCCCGATAAATTTTGCTATTAAAAAAGCATTGTCAAAGTTTTATAAGGTTCCTCTAGAGTTTCAAGATATGCAAAGTTATGCTTGAATGGCATTTGATGATTTATTAAAAAAGTATCAATCAAAAAACATTAAGAAAAAATTCGTTTCATCAGTAATTGATGCTGTAACGTGAAAATGTACTGATGCTTGTGTTAAGTATATAAATAACAAGCACAAAGTTCTGAATAACAGTCTTTATAAAAATGAAAACACTGATTTAAAAGATGATAACGTTAAAGAAATGAGTTATTCTGAATCTACAATGGGCTGAGAAGATCTTGTAGAAAAATATTTTCAAACAACAGAAGAACCTCTGGCAAGAGACATTTTTTATATGTACGCAAACGAAGTTAGCAAAACACAAATTTGTGAAACATTAGATATATCAAGAAATAAATTTACAAGAATACTTAGAAAAACTATATCAGACTTACAAGAATTAGCAACACCGTTATTATAA
- a CDS encoding lipoprotein, whose product MKKLLTILGSVAMVATTGAVAVTCKTEAKKPADKMDKDDKKDDTARDDKSDKEEKKEDESEGTPAPNPSDRSETPAPVPPKPEGETPVPPVAPAPSAPAGTPEETPAG is encoded by the coding sequence ATGAAAAAATTATTAACAATTTTAGGATCAGTTGCAATGGTTGCTACAACTGGTGCAGTTGCAGTTACATGTAAAACTGAAGCTAAAAAACCAGCTGACAAAATGGATAAAGATGACAAAAAAGACGACACAGCTAGAGATGATAAATCAGATAAAGAAGAGAAAAAAGAAGATGAATCAGAAGGAACTCCTGCACCAAATCCATCAGATAGAAGTGAAACTCCAGCACCCGTTCCACCAAAACCAGAAGGTGAAACTCCAGTGCCACCTGTAGCTCCAGCTCCATCAGCACCCGCAGGTACTCCAGAAGAAACTCCTGCAGGATAA
- a CDS encoding FAD synthetase family protein — MQYFNQAFSKIEPIKNNKKSIITIGNFDGFHIYHQKIINQVIDIAKKENLNSIVISFDKKIKNFVESKSYQKIATKEQKLNYINKNLKELDYFYDIKVNKKLTLTTREQFINDLKTKLNVIKIVEGEDFRFGWQAKGDINYLIAEFGIDNVIVEKRDNDISSSNIKKLIKENKIKEAKELLGIDFD; from the coding sequence ATGCAATACTTCAATCAAGCGTTTAGTAAAATAGAACCAATTAAAAATAATAAAAAATCAATTATAACTATTGGTAATTTTGATGGTTTTCACATCTATCATCAAAAAATAATTAATCAAGTTATCGATATAGCTAAAAAAGAGAATTTAAATAGTATCGTTATTAGTTTTGATAAAAAAATCAAAAACTTTGTTGAATCTAAAAGTTATCAAAAAATAGCAACAAAAGAACAAAAACTAAACTATATAAATAAAAACTTAAAAGAATTAGATTATTTTTATGATATTAAAGTTAATAAAAAATTAACTTTAACAACTAGAGAACAATTTATAAATGATTTAAAAACTAAATTAAATGTTATCAAAATTGTTGAAGGTGAAGATTTTAGATTTGGTTGACAAGCTAAAGGTGATATTAATTATTTAATTGCTGAATTTGGAATCGATAATGTTATTGTTGAAAAAAGAGATAATGATATTTCTTCATCAAATATTAAAAAACTAATAAAAGAAAATAAAATCAAAGAAGCTAAAGAATTATTAGGAATAGATTTTGATTAA
- a CDS encoding SDR family oxidoreductase, with amino-acid sequence MKKLVAITGASSGIGLACAKLFSEQGYPVLIMARRKEILDNLNLKNCITARVDVRDIDQIKNAIKLAEEKFGPVDLMINNAGIMPMDKYADQDLQEKYDTLDINIKGVINGMDAVLSTMRKQNHGTIINISSVSGRYTSVDHAVYNGSKFAVNAITEQARRELSDTNIRFCLIEPAIVDTNLLSTTTNKEVLENYMKKKNKLNGGLSADQIAQTILYVYQLPQDVSIKELMISHTNQAV; translated from the coding sequence ATGAAAAAATTAGTAGCAATTACTGGAGCAAGTAGTGGTATTGGATTAGCTTGTGCTAAATTATTTTCTGAGCAAGGTTATCCTGTTTTAATTATGGCTAGAAGAAAAGAAATTTTAGATAATTTAAATTTAAAAAATTGTATTACAGCACGTGTTGATGTTAGAGATATTGATCAAATTAAAAATGCAATTAAATTAGCTGAAGAAAAATTTGGTCCAGTTGATTTAATGATTAACAATGCTGGAATTATGCCAATGGATAAATATGCAGATCAAGATTTACAAGAAAAATATGATACTTTAGATATTAATATTAAAGGTGTAATTAATGGAATGGATGCAGTTTTATCAACTATGAGAAAACAAAATCACGGAACTATAATTAATATTTCTAGTGTGTCAGGTAGATATACTTCAGTTGATCATGCAGTTTATAATGGGTCTAAATTTGCAGTTAATGCTATTACTGAACAAGCAAGAAGAGAATTGTCTGACACTAACATTAGATTTTGTTTAATTGAACCAGCAATAGTTGACACTAACTTATTATCAACAACAACTAATAAAGAAGTTTTAGAAAACTATATGAAAAAGAAAAATAAACTTAATGGTGGACTATCAGCAGATCAAATAGCTCAAACTATTTTATATGTTTATCAACTTCCTCAAGATGTATCAATCAAAGAATTAATGATCTCTCACACAAATCAAGCGGTTTAA
- the truB gene encoding tRNA pseudouridine(55) synthase TruB: MNQKSGILILDKPKSISTNNLIQQVKKKLNIKKVGHCGTLDPLATGVVICLVNNATKISDYLLNNDKRYIVTLKLFAQTSSYDAETEIIKTEPSFEIDPTTLNNVINKYNNYTYDQTPPIYSAIKVDGKKLYEYALENKTVEIKSRTITIYETKLLNYDSKNHEITLDVYCSKGTYIRSLAVDIAKDLNTISYVKELRRTKSGSFDITCSKTIDQINWDNLTTMYDAIKLSDYKIVNYDDVLSVKQGKKIKLDINSDLVFISDKDNNLISCYERLNDDIFKTKRGGLDN; encoded by the coding sequence ATGAATCAAAAATCAGGAATTTTAATATTAGATAAACCTAAAAGCATAAGCACTAATAATCTTATTCAACAAGTTAAAAAGAAGCTAAATATTAAAAAAGTAGGACATTGCGGAACTTTAGATCCACTAGCAACTGGAGTTGTAATTTGTTTAGTTAATAATGCAACTAAAATAAGTGATTATTTATTAAATAATGATAAAAGATATATTGTTACTTTAAAATTATTTGCTCAAACTAGTAGTTATGATGCTGAAACTGAAATTATTAAAACCGAACCTAGTTTTGAAATTGATCCAACTACTTTAAATAATGTTATAAATAAATACAATAATTACACTTATGATCAAACTCCTCCTATTTATTCAGCTATTAAAGTTGATGGTAAAAAATTATATGAATATGCTTTAGAAAACAAAACAGTTGAAATCAAATCAAGAACAATCACAATATATGAAACTAAACTATTAAATTATGATAGTAAAAATCATGAAATAACTTTAGATGTTTATTGTTCTAAAGGAACTTATATAAGAAGTTTAGCAGTTGATATTGCTAAAGATCTAAACACTATTAGTTATGTAAAAGAATTAAGAAGAACTAAATCAGGATCTTTTGATATAACTTGCTCAAAAACTATCGATCAAATTAATTGAGATAATCTAACAACTATGTATGATGCTATTAAATTATCTGATTATAAAATAGTTAATTATGATGATGTTTTAAGTGTTAAACAAGGTAAAAAAATAAAATTAGATATTAATTCAGATCTAGTTTTTATAAGTGATAAAGATAATAATTTAATTAGTTGTTATGAAAGATTAAATGATGATATTTTTAAAACTAAAAGAGGAGGATTGGATAATTAA
- the coaE gene encoding dephospho-CoA kinase (Dephospho-CoA kinase (CoaE) performs the final step in coenzyme A biosynthesis.), whose protein sequence is MIIGIFGKIGSGKTTISNKFINFHPDFKIINADLVAKKCLEQEEVKNQLKKIDENILDNDNNINRRYLREKIFSNKEFGQKIDDLLWPIISDEINKEISFDPDANYIIEVALLNKLNIPNIDFKVKVKSNLFKTAYRVKKRDGVSLFNIFKIWSKQTKLLKKAKSDITIKYFYELELYIQKNKIIVD, encoded by the coding sequence ATGATAATAGGTATATTTGGAAAAATAGGTTCAGGAAAAACTACGATTTCTAATAAATTTATTAACTTTCACCCAGACTTTAAAATAATTAATGCTGATCTTGTAGCTAAAAAATGTTTAGAACAAGAAGAAGTTAAAAATCAATTAAAAAAGATAGATGAAAACATTTTAGATAATGACAATAATATAAATAGAAGGTATCTAAGAGAAAAAATATTTTCAAACAAAGAATTTGGACAAAAAATAGATGATTTATTATGACCAATAATTAGCGATGAAATAAATAAAGAAATTTCTTTTGATCCTGATGCAAATTACATTATTGAAGTAGCATTATTAAATAAATTAAACATTCCTAATATTGATTTTAAAGTTAAAGTAAAATCTAATTTATTTAAAACTGCATATAGAGTCAAAAAAAGAGATGGTGTAAGTCTTTTTAACATTTTTAAAATTTGGTCAAAACAAACTAAATTATTAAAAAAAGCTAAAAGTGATATTACTATCAAATATTTTTATGAACTAGAACTTTATATACAAAAGAATAAAATTATTGTTGATTAA
- the xseA gene encoding exodeoxyribonuclease VII large subunit, with product MQKVLTVQELNQNLKNYLENIDYFKLIYVKGEISNLTLNKSGHVYFSIKDENATISCMIWKNNAHKLIQLNPKEGMQITCAGRITYYVVGGKVNFEVKDVQIEGIGELQKIYEERFLKLKQAGWFDQSIKKRLPNIVQNVGIITADTGAAIHDLVTTIHRRMPSTNIFLFPAQVQGNQSAHDVAEKIKQANSFATKLDVLIVGRGGGSYEDLWSFNEMELLQAIKDSDIPIVSAVGHEPDVTLADYVADVRAATPTAAGELVSRDIQELKKQLKYHLDKLRLQIENRYELESKDLLHLKSQQNKAVEFAISSKEILIEQLEYSIPESIKTKINNSYKDILKLKELLIQNIQIAFNNQNIKIIDSTNVLKNKSVYKLEQYKNNFNFMTSNFKSLILQKMKIEELRFESMANKLNLLNPKKPLENGYGIVTNENGIKITSYKDVKTNEKIKVFLIDGKLVANLEEVIANE from the coding sequence ATGCAAAAAGTTTTAACAGTCCAAGAGTTAAATCAAAATTTAAAAAACTATTTAGAAAACATTGATTATTTTAAATTAATATATGTTAAAGGTGAGATTAGCAATTTAACCTTAAATAAATCAGGTCATGTATATTTTTCAATAAAAGATGAAAATGCAACTATAAGTTGTATGATATGAAAAAATAACGCACACAAACTTATTCAATTAAATCCTAAAGAAGGTATGCAAATCACTTGTGCAGGAAGAATTACATATTATGTAGTTGGTGGAAAAGTAAATTTTGAAGTTAAAGATGTTCAAATTGAAGGAATCGGTGAACTTCAAAAAATATATGAAGAAAGATTTTTAAAACTAAAACAAGCTGGTTGATTTGATCAAAGTATTAAAAAAAGACTTCCAAATATTGTTCAAAATGTTGGAATAATTACAGCTGATACGGGTGCTGCAATTCATGATTTAGTAACAACAATTCATAGAAGAATGCCTTCAACAAATATATTTTTATTCCCTGCTCAAGTTCAAGGAAATCAATCAGCTCATGATGTTGCTGAAAAGATAAAACAAGCAAATAGTTTTGCAACAAAACTTGATGTGTTAATTGTTGGACGTGGTGGTGGAAGTTATGAAGATCTTTGATCATTTAATGAAATGGAATTACTTCAAGCAATTAAAGATAGTGATATTCCAATTGTTAGTGCTGTAGGTCATGAACCGGATGTAACACTAGCTGATTATGTAGCTGATGTACGTGCTGCAACTCCAACTGCTGCTGGTGAATTGGTAAGTAGAGATATTCAAGAATTAAAAAAACAATTGAAATATCATTTAGATAAACTACGTTTACAAATTGAAAACAGATATGAATTAGAATCAAAAGATTTATTACATTTAAAATCTCAACAAAATAAAGCAGTAGAATTTGCCATTTCAAGTAAAGAGATTTTAATAGAACAATTAGAATATAGTATTCCAGAAAGCATAAAAACCAAAATAAATAACTCTTATAAAGATATTTTAAAATTAAAAGAACTATTAATACAAAATATACAAATAGCTTTTAATAATCAAAATATTAAAATAATAGATTCTACTAATGTATTGAAAAATAAAAGTGTTTATAAATTAGAGCAATATAAAAATAACTTTAATTTCATGACTTCAAACTTTAAATCATTAATTTTACAAAAAATGAAAATTGAAGAATTGAGATTTGAATCAATGGCTAATAAGTTAAACTTACTAAATCCGAAAAAACCTTTAGAAAACGGATATGGTATAGTTACAAATGAAAATGGAATCAAAATAACTTCATATAAGGACGTTAAAACAAATGAGAAAATAAAAGTTTTCTTAATAGATGGTAAATTAGTAGCAAATTTAGAAGAGGTGATTGCAAATGAATAA
- the holA gene encoding DNA polymerase III subunit delta — protein sequence MYFVYSEDFFLMNQKIDEIIKKNQNKDNCEIKTFSLTEDDFNDIYDNVTNFSFFSDQTIIVITEAYFVNESKTSFNKNFSLTKLTEMIKNKNPNNIVIFAMNSNKFSKKLKIAKFIEQHCNVIYLKPYDQNQTIEYIIKYLNSKNKKIDNKLANEIYNYLPNDLQTITNELNKLASLTCQINLDIIKNVFAKYHQDDVFMLVDAFISNDISKFIKLYKDYVSINDDIIALISLLETNLTFYRDVLILKQQFLSQQEISSMLNSHPYRVKLAMNNKYNIKQLNDKIKIVYKIFKGIISSEMDKNIIVEYELIKNMGG from the coding sequence ATGTATTTTGTTTATTCTGAAGACTTCTTTTTAATGAATCAAAAAATTGATGAAATTATAAAAAAGAATCAAAATAAAGATAATTGTGAAATAAAGACTTTTTCTTTAACTGAAGATGATTTTAATGATATTTATGATAATGTAACTAATTTTAGTTTTTTTAGTGATCAAACAATTATAGTAATTACTGAAGCATATTTTGTAAATGAAAGTAAGACTAGTTTTAATAAAAACTTTTCACTAACTAAACTAACTGAAATGATTAAAAATAAAAATCCAAATAATATAGTTATTTTTGCAATGAATTCTAATAAGTTTTCTAAAAAATTAAAAATAGCTAAATTTATTGAACAACATTGTAATGTGATTTATTTAAAACCTTATGATCAAAATCAAACTATTGAATATATTATTAAATATCTAAATTCTAAAAATAAAAAAATTGATAATAAATTAGCAAATGAAATTTATAATTATTTACCAAATGATCTACAAACTATTACTAATGAATTAAATAAATTAGCTAGTTTAACTTGTCAAATTAATTTAGATATTATAAAAAATGTTTTTGCTAAATATCATCAAGATGATGTGTTTATGTTAGTTGATGCTTTTATAAGCAATGATATTTCTAAATTTATAAAACTTTATAAAGATTATGTTTCGATTAATGATGATATTATTGCTTTAATTAGCCTATTAGAAACTAATTTAACTTTTTATAGAGATGTATTAATTTTAAAACAACAATTTTTATCTCAACAAGAAATATCATCAATGTTAAATTCTCATCCTTATCGTGTGAAACTAGCAATGAATAATAAATATAATATTAAACAACTAAATGATAAAATTAAAATAGTCTATAAAATATTTAAAGGTATTATTTCTTCTGAAATGGATAAAAACATTATTGTAGAATACGAACTTATAAAAAATATGGGAGGATAA
- the rbfA gene encoding 30S ribosome-binding factor RbfA, translating to MSNLKAQKKKESQMLRELNLILQRELQNPVLNTVSVAEVRLSADGSHAKIFYSFLPINEEISKENVGKEIEEGLKEIRMILASKLDWRSVPNLNFEYDESLDRANHINEILAEQNSK from the coding sequence ATGTCAAACTTAAAAGCTCAAAAGAAAAAAGAATCACAAATGTTAAGAGAGCTAAATTTAATATTACAAAGAGAATTACAAAACCCAGTTTTAAATACAGTTTCAGTAGCTGAAGTAAGACTTTCAGCTGATGGATCTCATGCTAAAATTTTCTACTCATTCTTACCAATTAATGAAGAGATTTCAAAAGAAAATGTTGGTAAAGAAATTGAAGAAGGATTAAAAGAAATTAGAATGATTTTAGCTTCTAAACTAGATTGAAGAAGTGTTCCAAACTTAAATTTTGAATATGATGAAAGTTTAGATCGTGCAAATCACATTAATGAAATTTTAGCTGAACAAAATTCAAAATAA
- the nusB gene encoding transcription antitermination factor NusB yields MTSKISATAKRKILIQAFYKYQLLDANLNYIKQDILDDAQDIKDQEVYNEIEKIATNTDDIIESIKPHLSTKWKWERIPSVIRSILIVGVHEIKYTDTPKAVTINEMVEYTKSYVPDFDFKFVNAILDKIEEN; encoded by the coding sequence ATGACATCAAAAATTAGTGCTACTGCAAAAAGAAAAATATTAATTCAAGCATTTTATAAGTATCAATTATTAGATGCTAATTTAAACTATATTAAACAAGATATTTTAGATGATGCTCAAGATATCAAAGACCAAGAAGTTTATAATGAAATAGAAAAAATAGCAACTAATACTGATGATATTATTGAATCAATTAAACCTCATTTATCTACAAAATGAAAATGAGAAAGAATCCCATCAGTTATTAGATCTATATTAATTGTTGGAGTTCATGAAATAAAATACACTGATACTCCAAAAGCTGTAACAATTAATGAAATGGTTGAATATACAAAATCTTATGTACCTGATTTTGACTTTAAATTTGTTAATGCCATTTTAGACAAAATAGAAGAAAATTAA
- the xseB gene encoding exodeoxyribonuclease VII small subunit — MNNEQKSYDELMQEIQEDTKKISSNDISLEEAMKIFEESIQKIKIAKEKLTEYKGKITKVLNDGELEEFNQ; from the coding sequence ATGAATAACGAACAAAAATCATATGACGAATTAATGCAAGAAATTCAAGAAGATACAAAGAAAATAAGTAGTAATGATATTTCTTTAGAAGAAGCGATGAAAATTTTTGAAGAAAGTATTCAAAAAATCAAAATAGCTAAAGAAAAATTAACTGAGTACAAAGGAAAAATAACAAAAGTATTAAATGATGGTGAATTAGAAGAATTTAACCAATAA
- a CDS encoding Vmc-like lipoprotein signal peptide domain-containing protein: MKKMLGMLSAIGLLTTTSIVTVSCNPTSQVIISKYEGLTSIKNERIWRSSEPFLSLEELKAIVSSGDENVDQDNKDKEYAISRLKALATNNFMQNKFECWNDLQDAKLNFYKQVPVSIVNPLGYSKITEEDFKENSDADLRFIKFEFEKTKDEDKKQVSAKLDLRTLPKFTGEVKEGSNLKLHNVETDPLLRKWLGESIVSIFDRYKPSITGFLSNKGIKKSEDITKELETEIKESSRFNSLLKSISSYLSDVVKLVNSESGIIKFDNEKKEFSYTPRRDHILKFLQEKQKDKVFEILKQMLFKEKDQIDYIEILNGFVFDEKSDQSENDKTLTTIKTKDQKNNG; encoded by the coding sequence ATGAAAAAAATGTTAGGTATGTTAAGTGCTATTGGTTTATTAACAACTACTAGTATTGTAACTGTAAGTTGTAATCCAACAAGCCAAGTAATTATTAGTAAATATGAAGGTTTAACTTCAATTAAAAATGAAAGAATTTGACGTTCTTCTGAACCTTTTCTAAGTTTAGAAGAATTAAAAGCTATTGTTTCTTCAGGTGATGAAAATGTTGATCAAGATAATAAAGATAAAGAATATGCAATATCAAGATTAAAAGCTTTAGCAACAAATAATTTTATGCAAAATAAGTTTGAATGTTGAAATGATCTTCAAGATGCTAAATTAAATTTTTACAAACAAGTTCCAGTTTCAATTGTTAATCCATTAGGATATTCAAAAATTACAGAAGAAGATTTTAAAGAAAATTCAGATGCAGATCTTAGATTTATAAAATTTGAATTTGAAAAAACAAAAGATGAAGATAAAAAACAAGTAAGCGCAAAATTAGATCTAAGAACTTTACCAAAATTTACAGGTGAAGTTAAAGAAGGTTCTAATTTAAAACTTCACAATGTAGAAACAGATCCGTTATTACGAAAATGACTTGGTGAAAGTATTGTTAGTATATTTGATAGATATAAACCTTCAATAACTGGTTTTTTATCAAATAAAGGTATAAAAAAATCTGAAGATATTACTAAAGAATTAGAAACAGAAATTAAAGAATCATCAAGATTTAACAGCTTATTAAAATCAATTTCTTCATACTTATCTGATGTAGTTAAATTAGTAAATTCTGAATCAGGAATAATTAAATTTGATAATGAGAAAAAAGAATTTTCATACACACCAAGAAGAGATCACATTTTAAAATTCTTACAAGAAAAACAAAAAGATAAAGTTTTTGAAATCTTAAAACAAATGTTATTTAAAGAAAAAGATCAAATTGACTATATTGAAATTTTAAATGGTTTTGTTTTTGATGAAAAATCTGATCAATCTGAAAATGATAAAACATTAACTACAATAAAAACTAAAGATCAAAAAAATAATGGATAG
- the rpsT gene encoding 30S ribosomal protein S20: MANIKSQKKRVLTNEKSRLANRAFKSEIKTAIKKALAAKKANDANKEELVKAAVSLVDKGLKKGIFKDNKAAREKSRLMSA, translated from the coding sequence ATGGCAAACATTAAATCTCAGAAAAAACGTGTTTTAACTAACGAAAAATCAAGATTAGCTAACAGAGCTTTTAAATCAGAAATCAAAACTGCTATTAAAAAAGCTTTAGCTGCTAAAAAAGCTAACGATGCTAATAAAGAAGAATTAGTTAAAGCTGCTGTTAGTCTAGTTGATAAAGGTCTTAAAAAAGGAATCTTTAAAGATAACAAGGCTGCTAGAGAAAAATCACGCTTAATGAGCGCTTAA
- a CDS encoding IS3 family transposase (programmed frameshift): MAKYLYEIKKRVIKELLSGKTITQVSREYGININTIVNWKCQYESFGIRGIRKSKNKSIYTSEFKIAVIKYKNENNLSFLETAKHFNIKNASTISLWESKYYRHGVAGISKLIGNAGYIDNMPSDKKKLSETQTDKLLEENKRLQHELELARAENMYFKKVESSNSFKNKEKVKSILELEQNYPNLKTSDWLEIANIKKSTFYEWKQKLEQNIDKNDKYREITLKIEEIFYDNDRDFGHKRIHLQLKLLGYKISKKKVLQIMKENGLVSIYNASRRRKYSSYKGTVGTVANNVIKRDFKADIPFLKIFGDLTELKVGENKLYLQIYKDAFNNQIVGYSYGTRPTVEMTNRALDSFIDKIIPGKTIIHTDQGIHYQHKSFVEKLEKAGAIQSMSRKGNCLDNSPAENFFSILKREMFYNRKYKNIDQVIEKLNWYIYWYNNKRISLKLSGLTPVQYTRQVTA; encoded by the exons ATGGCGAAGTATTTATATGAGATCAAAAAGAGAGTCATAAAAGAATTATTAAGTGGTAAGACTATTACTCAAGTGTCTAGAGAGTATGGAATAAACATTAACACGATAGTTAATTGGAAATGTCAATATGAATCTTTTGGTATTAGAGGTATTAGGAAGAGTAAGAATAAATCTATATACACTTCTGAGTTTAAAATTGCTGTTATAAAATATAAAAATGAAAATAATTTAAGTTTTTTAGAAACAGCAAAACATTTTAATATAAAGAACGCATCGACAATATCTTTGTGAGAAAGCAAATATTATAGACATGGTGTTGCTGGTATTTCTAAATTAATTGGAAATGCAGGATATATTGATAACATGCCATCAGACAAAAAGAAACTATCAGAAACACAGACTGATAAACTTTTAGAAGAAAATAAGCGATTACAGCATGAACTAGAATTGGCTCGAGCTGAGAATATGTATT TTAAAAAAGTTGAGAGCTCTAATTCATTCAAAAACAAAGAAAAAGTAAAATCAATTTTAGAATTAGAGCAGAACTATCCGAACTTAAAAACATCTGATTGATTAGAAATTGCTAACATTAAAAAATCTACATTTTATGAATGAAAACAAAAACTAGAACAAAATATCGATAAGAACGATAAATACAGGGAAATTACTTTAAAAATTGAAGAGATTTTCTACGATAATGACCGTGATTTTGGCCATAAACGTATACACCTTCAATTGAAACTACTAGGTTACAAAATCAGTAAAAAGAAAGTTTTACAAATAATGAAAGAAAATGGCTTAGTTTCTATTTATAACGCTTCTAGACGACGAAAATACAGCTCTTACAAAGGAACGGTTGGAACTGTTGCTAATAACGTAATAAAAAGGGATTTTAAAGCAGATATACCATTCCTAAAAATATTTGGTGATTTAACTGAATTAAAGGTTGGTGAAAATAAGCTATATTTACAAATATATAAAGATGCATTCAACAATCAAATTGTTGGTTACAGTTATGGAACTAGACCAACTGTTGAGATGACAAATAGAGCACTTGACAGTTTTATAGACAAGATAATTCCTGGTAAAACTATAATACATACCGATCAAGGAATTCATTACCAACATAAATCATTTGTAGAAAAATTAGAAAAGGCAGGTGCTATTCAAAGTATGTCTAGAAAAGGAAACTGTCTAGACAATTCACCTGCAGAAAATTTCTTTAGTATATTAAAAAGAGAAATGTTTTATAATAGAAAATACAAAAATATTGATCAAGTTATTGAGAAATTAAATTGATATATTTATTGATATAATAATAAAAGAATAAGCTTAAAACTAAGCGGACTAACACCTGTTCAATATACAAGACAGGTTACCGCTTAA